The DNA segment AGCTCTCGACTATTGGTGCGATAACGACTACGGGCCAGTTCTTACAACAGACCTACCCAGGCGCCATTCGAGGCCAGCAGGTCGTGGCGTTCTGCCGACATCTCCTCCGCCACGTCCAAGGCAAGCTCGTTGTGTTGATGGACAACGCTCGTATCCACAAAACGAAGGCCCTGAGGGCCTTCGTCGAGCAGCAGCCCCGTCTTACCGTCGAGTATCTCCCGCCCTACGCTCCTGAACTCAATCCCATTGAGCGGGTGTGGGCCTACATAAAAGGATCAGTCCTCGGAAACTTCTGCCCCAAAACTGTCGGTGAGTTGAAGGCAAGGCTAAACTCCGCGTGGCAACGTGTTCGTTACATTCGGCTTCCCCAGCGCCTTACTCACCGCTACTGTTCGTCTCCAACCTAAGCCGGAGTCAATAGTGACATGAATAGTTATGTCTTGGATTACAGTGCACGTCAGAAAGTCGGCGGTACACATCTGACTTACAACTACCTCAAGCAATTCCCCGTCCTCCCACCCTCCGTCTTCAACCCTTCCCGCCTTGCCTTCATTACGCCGCGTGTGCTGGAGCTGACGTACACGGCCCACGACCTGTCCGGCTTTGCCCGTGACCTCGGCTACGCGGGCGAGCCGTTTACCTGGGATGACGAACGCCGCTTCTGGCTGCGGGCCGAACTGGACGCGCTGTATTTCCTGCTGTACGGCATTGAGCGCCCGGACGTGGACTACATCATGGAGACGTTCCCCATCGTGAAGCGCAAGGACGTGGCAGCGCACGGAAGCTACCGCACGAAGGAAGCGATTCTGAGCGTGTACGACGAGCTGACGGCGCTGGGGCTGGAGCGCCTGCACGAGTACGCCAGCCGTGTACCGGGCGGTGCGGTGGCGGGCGGCTGGGGGCCTGAATGAGTTCATTACGTAGCACTTGTCAGGATTCTGGTACTATCTGGTGGTACCATGACTAAGGTGAGTGGCAGACATCAACGGACGTTAGAGCAGATTTTTGCCCGTCCGATCTCTGGCACCATTCATTGGGACGCGATAGAAAAGTTACTTGTTCACCTGGGAGCAGAAATCAGTGAGGGAAGTGGTTCACGGGTTCGTATCAGCCTTCGTGGGGTACGCGCCGTGTTTCATCGCCCTCATCCCCAGCCCACAACCGATAAAGGGGCCGTGAATGATGTCAGGAAACTTTTAGAAAACGCCGGTATACGTCCTGAATAATTAGTAGAAGCAATGGCATCATTTGCAAGGAAAACCAAGATGACGACTTTAGAATATCGAGGCTATATAGGTAGCGTGACCTTTGATGCGGAAGCGGAAATTCTGCATGGCACGGTAGTCAACACCCGTGACGTCATTACCTTTCAGGGCGAGAGTGTCTCTGAGATCAAGCAGGCTTTTAAAGAGAGTGTAGAAGATTATCTGGCTTTCTGTGCCGAGCTGGGCGAGGAACCAGAAAAACCTATGAGTGGTAAATTTAATGTCAGGATTTCGCCTTTGCTCCACGCCCAGGCAGTTGCAATGGCACAGTCGCAAGAAATCAGCCTCAATACGTTGGTCGAACGCGCTATAAACGATGTGGTAAACCGCTCAGCTTCTGTGGATGCTCAGTCAGCTCAAGACCACCAACCGAATACGGACGAAGAGTGTGATAGCGACAGGGAAATATATGATGTTGCTATACATTGGAGCGGCACAAGACTTGCAAAGGCATCGTCTGTCATGACGTCTATGCAGCAATCTCTTGAAGTTCGGGTAACGAACTGATGCCCCGTAGAACCAGCCAGGAAGTGTCTCAAGCCGAGTCAATGGTATTGGATGCACTCACATACAACCGGTTCGTTGCGGGTGTGCAGCCCACCCGTATCGAACTGGGCGAGGTCAGTGCCAGCGCTAAGCCCTCGGATTTTCAGGAGCTTGACGTCAGAGTAGACAGTCATTTCAAGGTGCAGTGTCTCAAATCGAATGCTCAGGCCCGTACTTTTGAGATAGATGCCCAACTAGAACTGCATTTCATTGCCGCGAATGAACAGAAGGTAGGGCAATTTGTTTGCCTGTACCACCTGTCTTACCTATCGGTAGAGGCACTGAGCGACGCGCTCCTCGAAGAATTTGCACGCCGGAACGCGCCTGTGAACGTCTGGCCATTTATGCGGGAGCTGGTGCTGAATCTAACGCAGCGCTTCGGCTGGACCGGCTTCGTTCTGCCTAGTTTTCTTATTCCGCCTAGTCCTGAAAAGGCGTCAGACCCGGAAACAGCATCACATGATGCAGAAGTCGTCCCGGCTTCCAAGAAACCTCGCAAGGCTAAGACGAAAGCATGAGCGACGCTGCCATTTCGTGTTCTTGGAAGCCTTTTTTCCGCGAGTTGGCGACCCGGCTTCTGGACTATGAAGACCGCCAGCCTGAACTGCTTGCTGCGCTGCGTGACGCGAGCATCAGCATCAACCATGACGAAGGGGAGCCCCTGCGTGAAGTAGACCCATTCACGTTCTTCTCTTTGGTCCTCAAGCACACCTCAGACGCCACAGCTTTGCCGCTGTTTGCCAGGGTTGGGGCCGCTCTGGGGGTTCAGGCTCCTTCTCCTACAGACCTGATAGGCGTGCCGTGGAGCAACCCC comes from the Deinococcus radiodurans R1 = ATCC 13939 = DSM 20539 genome and includes:
- a CDS encoding type II toxin-antitoxin system HicA family toxin — encoded protein: MSGRHQRTLEQIFARPISGTIHWDAIEKLLVHLGAEISEGSGSRVRISLRGVRAVFHRPHPQPTTDKGAVNDVRKLLENAGIRPE
- a CDS encoding type II toxin-antitoxin system HicB family antitoxin — its product is MTTLEYRGYIGSVTFDAEAEILHGTVVNTRDVITFQGESVSEIKQAFKESVEDYLAFCAELGEEPEKPMSGKFNVRISPLLHAQAVAMAQSQEISLNTLVERAINDVVNRSASVDAQSAQDHQPNTDEECDSDREIYDVAIHWSGTRLAKASSVMTSMQQSLEVRVTN